The genomic stretch CTTTCATAGACCTGGCCCTGGTTGGCCGCGCCGTCGCCGAAATAGGTCAGCGAAACATTGTTGTTCTCGCGATAGCGGTTGGCGAAGGCCAGGCCCGTGCCAAGCGACACCTGCGCACCGACAATGCCGTGGCCGCCGTAAAAATGCTTCTCCTTGGAGAACATGTGCATGGAGCCGCCCTTGCCCCTGGACAGGCCGCCACGGCGTCCGGTCAACTCGGCCATGACTCCACGCGGCGACAGCTCCATCGCCAGCATATGGCCATGGTCGCGATAGGCCGTGATCATCTGGTCGCCGTCGATCAGCGCCATCTTCATGCCGGTGACGACAGCCTCCTGGCCGATATAGAGATGGCAGAAGCCGCCGATGAAGCCCATGCCGTAGAGCTGGCCGGCCTTTTCCTCGAAGCGGCGGATGAGCAGCATGTGCCGGTAGGCGGCAAGCTCTTCATCCTTGGTGAATTCAGCAGGCTTGGGCGCGGAAAGCCCTGATTTGGCGTCGGATTTCGATTTGGCAGGCGCTTTTCTGGCTGCGGTGGCCATGCATCACTCCCTGTTGGCGTCTCTTTGCGGACATTAGGGCAGGATGACTCTGCCCTGGGAAGATCAGCTCTCCCCACCGATTTATGCAAGGCTAACACGCGTCACAGCGTTGCGCCATGACGAATTTGCATAGCTGGCATGCGCCTAAGCGATTAAAATCATTGAAAATATTGGCGATTAACTGAAATTCAGTTATTTAGATGTGACCGGCAACATGATGGTAATTTCGTCAGCCTGGGACAGGTTGAGCGCCTTGCGCGCCTGCTCGTCGAGCATGTCCTTCTCCAGCGTACCGTCTTGCATGAGCCGAACGCGCCGTTCCAATTCTATCCGGCGCGCTTTGATCGCATCGAGCTGGGCCTGCAGTGCAACCGTCTGAGCTTCCAGCTGATATTTCGAATTGATGCCGAATTCGCCGTGATAGGCGTGGAAGCCGAAATAGGCCAGGAACACCACGCAAAGCGAAGGGATGATCAGCCGGCCGGTATTTCTCTGCTTGTGCTGACGCGTCCACATGACCGATTCCCCATGGCCGCAAACTCGAACGACCCGGACCCTTTTTCGCCTGATTGTGCTTAACGGACGGTTACGGAGACCGACCCGGGCGACCAGCGAAATGAAAAAGGGCGGGAATGATCCCGCCCTTCGCAATATTCGAGTTTCGGTGTCTTCCGATCAGCCCTTGATCACCGACTTGCCGGCGTAGCGCGCCTGCTTGCCGAGCTCTTCCTCGATCCGGATCAGCTGGTTGTACTTGGCCATGCGGTCGGAGCGCGACAGCGAACCGGTCTTGATCTGCCCGCAATTGGTTGCGACGGCGAGATCGGCGATGGTCGAATCCTCGGTCTCGCCCGAACGGTGCGACATGACGGCGGTGTAGCCGGCCTTGTGCGCGGTCTCGACGGCATCGAGCGTTTCCGTCAGCGAGCCGATCTGGTTGACCTTGACCAGGATCGAATTGGCAACCCCCATGCGGATGCCGTCGCGCAGGCGCGCCGTGTTGGTGACGAAAAGGTCGTCGCCGACCAGCTGCGTCTTCTTGCCGATCAGGTCGGTCAGGTACTTCCAGCCTTCCCAGTCGTCCTCGGCAAGGCCGTCCTCGATCGAGATGATCGGATAGTCGGCAGCGAGCTTGGCGAGATACTTGGCCTGCGCCTTGGGATCGCGCGTCTTCTTCTCGCCCTCATAGACGTAATTGCCGTCCTTGAAGAACTCGGTCGCGGCGCAATCGAGGCCGAGCGCGATTTCCTCGCCCGGCTTGAAGCCGGCCTTCTCGATCGATTCCATGATGAAATCGAGCGCTACAGGCGCGCTCTTCAGGTTCGGCGCGAAGCCGCCCTCGTCGCCGACATTGGTGTTGTGGCCGGCATCCTTCAGCTTCTTGCGCAGCGTGTGGAAGATTTCGGAACCCCAGCGCACGGCTTCACGAAGCGTGGGAGCGCCGACCGGCATGATCATGAATTCCTGGAAGTCGATCGGGTTGTCGGCATGGGCGCCGCCATTGATGATGTTCATCATCGGCACAGGCAGGATATGCGCCTTGGTGCCGCCGACATAGCGATAGAGTGGCAGGCCGGCGGCGTCGGCCGCGGCCTTGGCCACCGCCAGCGAAACGCCGAGAATGGCGTTGGCGCCGAGCCGGCTCTTGTTGGGCGTGCCGTCGAGCTCGATCATAGTCTGGTCGATATGGATCTGGTTTTCGGCTTCCATGCCGCCGATTGCTTCGAACAGCTCGCCATTGACCGCCTCTACGGCCTTCAGCACGCCCTTGCCGAGATAGCGTGCGCCGCCGTCGCGAAGCTCGACGGCTTCGTGGGCGCCGGTCGAGGCGCCCGACGGCACCGCGGCGCGGCCCATCGAACCGTCTTCGAGCACAACATCGACCTCGACGGTCGGGTTTCCACGGCTGTCCAGGATTTCACGTCCGACAATGTCGATGATGGCGGTCATTGCGATGTCCCCGATTGATCTGACGAAAGGTCGCGCCCGT from Mesorhizobium sp. 113-3-3 encodes the following:
- the pdhA gene encoding pyruvate dehydrogenase (acetyl-transferring) E1 component subunit alpha, encoding MATAARKAPAKSKSDAKSGLSAPKPAEFTKDEELAAYRHMLLIRRFEEKAGQLYGMGFIGGFCHLYIGQEAVVTGMKMALIDGDQMITAYRDHGHMLAMELSPRGVMAELTGRRGGLSRGKGGSMHMFSKEKHFYGGHGIVGAQVSLGTGLAFANRYRENNNVSLTYFGDGAANQGQVYESFNMASLWKLPVIYIIENNRYAMGTSVSRSSAETNFSHRGASFKIPGIQVDGMDVRAVKSAGDQATEWCRAGNGPIILEMQTYRYRGHSMSDPAKYRSKEEVQKMRSEHDPIEQVKARLTEKKWATEDELKTIDKEVRDIVADAAEFAQNDAEPDPSELWTDIVL
- a CDS encoding FtsB family cell division protein, with the protein product MWTRQHKQRNTGRLIIPSLCVVFLAYFGFHAYHGEFGINSKYQLEAQTVALQAQLDAIKARRIELERRVRLMQDGTLEKDMLDEQARKALNLSQADEITIMLPVTSK
- the eno gene encoding phosphopyruvate hydratase, with product MTAIIDIVGREILDSRGNPTVEVDVVLEDGSMGRAAVPSGASTGAHEAVELRDGGARYLGKGVLKAVEAVNGELFEAIGGMEAENQIHIDQTMIELDGTPNKSRLGANAILGVSLAVAKAAADAAGLPLYRYVGGTKAHILPVPMMNIINGGAHADNPIDFQEFMIMPVGAPTLREAVRWGSEIFHTLRKKLKDAGHNTNVGDEGGFAPNLKSAPVALDFIMESIEKAGFKPGEEIALGLDCAATEFFKDGNYVYEGEKKTRDPKAQAKYLAKLAADYPIISIEDGLAEDDWEGWKYLTDLIGKKTQLVGDDLFVTNTARLRDGIRMGVANSILVKVNQIGSLTETLDAVETAHKAGYTAVMSHRSGETEDSTIADLAVATNCGQIKTGSLSRSDRMAKYNQLIRIEEELGKQARYAGKSVIKG